The Leucothrix mucor DSM 2157 DNA window CTTATCGACGTGGTCTTTTTGTTGCTGATCTTTTTTATGATCACAACCACCTTTGACCGTAATGCTAAGATTAAAATCGAACTGCCGACCACTCAAAGCGCTGCTGTTGAAGTGCAAAATGAGACCATGGAGCTGTTAATTGATGGCCGTGGCACTTATTATCTGGATGGACAGGAAGTGTTGAACAACAAGCCGGAGACATTATTCCAAGCTTTAAGTCAGGCACTTGATAGCCGTGGTTCTAATCCACCGTTGGTGATTAGTGCTGATGCAAATGCTAATTATCAGTCTGTCGTTACTGCAATGGATATTGCCGGACGCTTGGGGATTACTAACTTCTCAATGGCAACCGCTCAGGCAGCCAGAAAGTAGACTGAACAGAACAGGACTTCTCATTGAGTAATACAAATACAGCCCCGACCAAGCCGGGCGGGGTTGAAATTTATAAGCGCCTTGCCGGTTACTCACTGAAGCACTGGCGATATTTGTTACTGGCCCTAGTCGGCCTGATCATCAATGCGCTGACTCAGCCCATGTTTGCTGCTTACCTCCAGCCCTTGCTGGATGGCACTTTCATGGAGAAAGATCCTGAAATTATCGAATGGGCGCCTTATGCGCTACTCCTGATTTTCTTATTACGAGGCGTCTCCGGCTTCCTGTCAGGCTATTTTATGGCTTGGGTAGGGCGCAAAGTGGTGACAGAGCTTCGTGAGCAATTATTCTCCCGACTGATTCATTTGCCCGTTAGCTATTATGACCGGACAAACTCTGGTCAGATGGTGACGCGCTTAATCTATCATGTAGAGCAAGTTGCCTCTGCAGCCACTGGCGGTTTGACGGTGTTGGTGCAAGATACGGCTAGTATTATTGGTTTGTTGGCACTGATGTTTTATTACAGCTGGGAACTCACGCTGGTTGTATTGCTCACAGGCCCTTTAATTGC harbors:
- a CDS encoding ExbD/TolR family protein yields the protein MNFTQHVPDEVEVNLTPLIDVVFLLLIFFMITTTFDRNAKIKIELPTTQSAAVEVQNETMELLIDGRGTYYLDGQEVLNNKPETLFQALSQALDSRGSNPPLVISADANANYQSVVTAMDIAGRLGITNFSMATAQAARK